In Bacteroides cellulosilyticus, the genomic stretch CTTTAAATGTCCCCCGGAAGTTTCTGGAGATTCTATTGCCTGTGGTAGATGATTATATCGTGGATATCAAGGATACGAATGATGAAATCTATCAGAACTACACAGGCAGAAGCAATCATCAGGTGCTCGAAAATCTGCGTTGGCTTATAGAGCATGGAAAAGCCGGACAGATCACAGTCCGTATCCCCCTTATTCCGCAATATAATAAGGAGGAGGATACTACGCATAGCATAGATTTACTAAGATCTATGGGACTGAGCCATTTTGATGTATTTACGTACCGAACTTAAAATTACTTCTTATCAGGTTCCGTCCAACGGTCATAATGTATATTCTCCGGTTTCCATTTATCTTTCGGAAGTGGGTTCTCAGCCGGATAACCGATAGGGATTACATTCAGAGGAACAATCTGTTCGGGTAATTGGAGTATTTTCTGTACTTCTTTTACCCGTTCGTCTATGGGATAAACGCCTGTCCAGACAGCTCCTAATCCTAAAGCTTGTGCAGCCAGCAACAAGTTCTCGCTGGCGGCGGAGGCATCCTGTACCCAGTACTCCATACCTGCACCACTGATGGCTTTGGTTAAATCTCCGCATACGGCAATAGCCAACGGAGCATCTTTGACCATCTTGGCGTAAGGAAGAGTAGAACCCAGTTCATTCATCGTTTCTTTGTCTCTGATGACAATGAAAGCCCAAGGTTGTCTGTTGGTTGCTGTGGGAGCTGCCATGGCAGCCCTTAACAATTGCTCTATTTTTTCATCTTCTACTTCTTTGGGCTGATAAGAGCGAATACTGGTTCTTGCATGTATGTTGTCAAGAACGGAAAGTTTATTATCCTGTTTCATGATAGGTTCCTCCATCTTATTAAGTTGATTTGGTTTCGGTTGGATAGATAATGCAGTTACTACTATAACCAAAGCTAGATTGAAAGTGTTCAGCGCATAGTGCATCGTTTGCCCTTTGGGTTTTCTGGATAGATATGAGATGATCAGGGTACATAATGCGATACCTGCCAGTAATCCCAGGAAAAGTATCCAGTCGAAACTGAAAGCGCTCGCCGGTTTGTCTGCCGAATGCTCCTTTGCATACTCCATGGCCTTATGTACGGACTGGATAATAGCTACGGAAGACTCTGTGGCTCCGGATATTCCATCCACTTCTTTATGGATTGCTTCCTCCGGTGAAAGATTGTTCCACTGTTGTAACAGACCGCTGTTCCGTACTTTGGCAAAGTAGCTGGGTGTTTCGGAGTTTTCCAGAGCTACTACTTTTAGAATACGGTCATCTTTTATATAGATTTCAAGAGGAACATTTCCGCCGTACCCGTTAATGTCTTTTGTTAGTTGCCGGGTAGATATTATCTGTACTCCGTCATCTGTATGTCGTAGTATCCCGGAAGTTCCTGTGCGCCCTTCTGTTGTATTTTCGCTTTCAGAAAGAATGTTCCCAAACTTGTTTCCCTTGCAGATGGTGACTGCCAGAACCAGGAAGAAACAGGTTATCAGGCTAATGATGACTTGGGCTTTTAATGTTTTCATATTTAGCTGCTATTTATAGTGTATGCAAATTTAGGGGATTTTTGCTGAAAATAGAAGTACTTATTAAAAAGTAATGGAGTGGTTTTACTTTATTTATCATATGGAGGGATAGATAGTTAATGTTGATATATTTTTTGTTTTAATGATGGATGGCCTATTTATAGCCACTTTTATTATAAATTATATTATTTGTTTTTATTAGTCTTTGATTTGTATATTTGAATTAAAAGTTGCATATTCGCATCGGAATAATATGCTAAATATGTTCATTTTATAAATAAAGTATGAAGAAATTATTATTGTTGTTTGTACCAATTTTTGCGCTTCTCTCGTGTGAAGTGAAAAATTCTTATCAGGAACCGGAGGCTGGTAAAGACTTCTCTTTGGTTGATGAAATTAGCGTGAGTGTTAATACTACGGAAAATACTCGCTGCCTGCTCTATGCCGGTGATCCTTATGTGGATGGTCATTTAGTCGGAGACCCCATTCTGATTGACTATGCTCCCTTTACGGAAACTGTCCGGATTCCTAAAGCTACAGATAAGTTGTATTTGTTGATGAATGGTCAGATGTCTACCTATTCGAAGGGGGATATTGTTGTCAATAAAGGTGTTACGAGGGCTGAGAGTGAACTGAGTGACGCGCTGATTACGGCCATCAATAATTATTATCCGGAAGGAATCAGAAATACGCCGAGTGATAGCTATGCTGAGTGTTCTGATTTGATAGTTGGAAGTGAAGAGAGTGAGGTCTGGATTACTTATGTGGGTAATGGTGGTGCTCACCTCAATAACAGTTTGTACTATTATACTTATAAAGATGGCGACGATGACTTTCAAAATCTGACTCTTGTATTCGATGGAACCCAAAGTATTGGTACGAAGAAAGCGCTTGGTAAATTTAAAGATTGTAAGATAGGGTTTGCTTGCTCGTATTCGTCAGGTGTTTATCGGTATTCAACTCCGAAATTTAATGTGAAGCATAACGATGGGCTATTACTGGCATCAGGGGTTATCAGAACACTGACGTTCAATGGTAAGGAGTATCAGACGTTGGGTATGGAGGATCAGATTCCAGGTGGATGGTTTGATCAGGATTACAATGATCTGTTGTGTGTGATTGAATCGACTCCTACTTTGAAGCCTGAGATTGAAGTTCCGGTTCCGGAACTGGATCCTGCTAAGATTGTCTGGCAAGGAATGTGGTTATTCGAAGATAACTATCCGTATCAGGGAGACTATGATTTTAATGATGTGGTGGTGAGATTCCGCATTGAAGAGCCTAAAGACGGCAATAATGCAATGGCATATATCCAGGTTATGGCAACAGGAGCAACCTTCAGTAATAGCTTTGGTATCAATGGCAAGACATATGTTGAAGGTTTGAGTGGTTTTATGAATGTATATTCAAATACTGCCAAGGTAGATACTGAGGTTATTCAGATTACTCTGCCGAAAGCATCAGAATATATCCCAATGCTGGATAACGGAAGAGCTACTTTCGACCTTAATTCTTATAATACGCATAGTGCTGATTTCCCCAATGTTCTTGAAGTTCCGTCAGCTGATTTCAAGTGGTGTCTGGAAAAAATCAGAATTGATGAGGCCTATCCTATGTATACGAAGTGGGTAGATAGTGGATGTAAATCGTACACTAACTGGTATAGCGGAGAACGAAATGATGATAAGGTATATTTGAAATAATATTTTTTTGAAGAAGTTCCTTTAGTTGAGGTAAATAGGTTTCTGTCCGGACTTGATGAACGGCTGAAACCTATTTTTTTGTTGCATTCAGTTCAGTTAATTCTTTATTTTGCGGGATATGAGCAACGCAATGACTTATTCACTATGCTAAACCGAAAGTATTTCCCACTACGACTGAAGGTATTTCCCACTACGACTGAAAGTACTTCCCACTACGACTGAACTCGTGTTTCACAACGACTGATCTTAGTGGAACACTAAATACATTATCGCACAAATACTTACGGGATATACAGAACTCTTGTTTGCTCCTTTCTGGCGGGATATGAATCAGTTACGAGCTACAGGCTACAAGCTACAAGTAGCTGCGCTATGTTCCGAAAGGCACTTGTAGCTTGTAGCCTGTAGCTCGTAACTTCATTCCTTTCTTTCCCGTTTAGACTTAAACCATAGTTGCAATAATCTGAATAAACAGTATGAGGAATACCATTGCAATAGGATAAACCGTAGCATAAGCCACACTTGGAATGTTGCTGTCAGTCATAGAATCAGCTGCTGCAAGTCCCGGAGTACTGGTCATACCACCGGTGATGGTTCCCAGCAAATCGAGTATGTTGATTTTGAATACAAACAGTCCGACGAATACCGCTACTAACATAGGTACCAGCGTAATTGCAGCGCCCACTCCGAATAGCAACCAGCCGCTTTCCTGGAAAGTCGCTACAAGATTGGTGCCTGCCGAGGTGCCGACTTCGGCTAGGAATAGCAACAAGCCCAACTGGCGTAATAACTGATTAGCCGGTCCGGACATAGACCACAGAATAGGACCTGTCTTACCAATTGCACTTAAAAACAAAGCCACAATCAAAATACCGCCCGTCAATCCCGGGGAGAAAGATAAACCACCGGGGAAAGTTATATTCAGCTTACCGAACAATACCCCTAAAACAATACCCATTGCGATAGGGAAGAAGTCTGTGTCTGATAACTTTTTAGCATTGTTTCCCAGCAAGCGAGCCAATCCTTTGAGTCCTTCTTTTTCACCTACCACCATTAGTTTATCACCGAATTTTAAAGTCAGATCCGGCGATGGAGACAGGTCGATACCGCTTCGGCGAACACGTGTGACAGTACATCCGAAGTTCTTCATCAGGTTCAGATCTCCCAATTGTTTATTGATCATATCCTTTTTGGTCAGCAATAAGGATTCGATCTCTTGCGTGTCTACCAAAGGCAATTCGCCCTCTTCGCGTTCTCCGACTAAAACGGAAAGCTGGTTCAGAGCTTCTTCACTGCCCACTGCCTGTATATAATCATTTTCATGGAGCACCGTTTGTGCTGTGGGGATGGAAATGATTTCATCATGTTTATGGCGTGAAATAACAGCTCCTGTCATGGCCCGTGCGTTGATTTGCATCAGGCTGCGGTTGAATACGGCAGGATTTGTAACACGATAGATACAGGTTGTCAGTTCGGGAAATTGGCCGCGACGTTCTTTTTCCAGTCGGCGGGCCTCCTTGTCCAGATCGATACGCATGATACGGGGGAGCAGTTTTACAAACAGGATGACACCAATAACTCCAAACGGATAAGCGATACCATAGGAAATGGATGCCAACGGAGAATTTGTACTGTCGATAGCTACGGCAAGTCCTGGTGTACTGGTCAGCGCACCGGCTATCAAACCTACCACACTAGGCGTATCGATGTCGAATAGGTATTTGAGCCCGACAGCTGTAAGAGAAGCCGAGCAGATAATCAGCATGGTAATGATGATCAGGGTCTTTCCTTTGCTTCGGAACGAGTCGAAGAAACCGGGGCCGGCCTGAATACCGATAGTAAAGATGAAAAGTACCAATCCGAAGTTTCCTAATTCTTTAGGAATGACTACACCGAAGTGTCCGAAGAGAAGAGCAATGAAAATAATTGCGGAAACATCCAGTGATAAACCTTTGATTTTGATTTTTCCCAGCATGAAACCCAATGCGACAATGAGGAAAAGGGCGAAATAGGAGGAATTAAGTAGGTCAGCAAACATGAATTTAGATTATTTGTTGATTTTGCCGCAAAGGTACGGAAAAAGGAGCCAAATTCATAGTCTGGCTCCTTAATAATCACTATCTAATGTAGTTGTTTCAATAATTCCTCTACCGCTACTTTCAGTTGTGCGTCTTCGCCTTTCACAATTGTTTCGGGTG encodes the following:
- a CDS encoding nitroreductase family protein codes for the protein MKTLKAQVIISLITCFFLVLAVTICKGNKFGNILSESENTTEGRTGTSGILRHTDDGVQIISTRQLTKDINGYGGNVPLEIYIKDDRILKVVALENSETPSYFAKVRNSGLLQQWNNLSPEEAIHKEVDGISGATESSVAIIQSVHKAMEYAKEHSADKPASAFSFDWILFLGLLAGIALCTLIISYLSRKPKGQTMHYALNTFNLALVIVVTALSIQPKPNQLNKMEEPIMKQDNKLSVLDNIHARTSIRSYQPKEVEDEKIEQLLRAAMAAPTATNRQPWAFIVIRDKETMNELGSTLPYAKMVKDAPLAIAVCGDLTKAISGAGMEYWVQDASAASENLLLAAQALGLGAVWTGVYPIDERVKEVQKILQLPEQIVPLNVIPIGYPAENPLPKDKWKPENIHYDRWTEPDKK
- a CDS encoding LruC domain-containing protein, producing the protein MKKLLLLFVPIFALLSCEVKNSYQEPEAGKDFSLVDEISVSVNTTENTRCLLYAGDPYVDGHLVGDPILIDYAPFTETVRIPKATDKLYLLMNGQMSTYSKGDIVVNKGVTRAESELSDALITAINNYYPEGIRNTPSDSYAECSDLIVGSEESEVWITYVGNGGAHLNNSLYYYTYKDGDDDFQNLTLVFDGTQSIGTKKALGKFKDCKIGFACSYSSGVYRYSTPKFNVKHNDGLLLASGVIRTLTFNGKEYQTLGMEDQIPGGWFDQDYNDLLCVIESTPTLKPEIEVPVPELDPAKIVWQGMWLFEDNYPYQGDYDFNDVVVRFRIEEPKDGNNAMAYIQVMATGATFSNSFGINGKTYVEGLSGFMNVYSNTAKVDTEVIQITLPKASEYIPMLDNGRATFDLNSYNTHSADFPNVLEVPSADFKWCLEKIRIDEAYPMYTKWVDSGCKSYTNWYSGERNDDKVYLK
- a CDS encoding aspartate:alanine exchanger family transporter codes for the protein MFADLLNSSYFALFLIVALGFMLGKIKIKGLSLDVSAIIFIALLFGHFGVVIPKELGNFGLVLFIFTIGIQAGPGFFDSFRSKGKTLIIITMLIICSASLTAVGLKYLFDIDTPSVVGLIAGALTSTPGLAVAIDSTNSPLASISYGIAYPFGVIGVILFVKLLPRIMRIDLDKEARRLEKERRGQFPELTTCIYRVTNPAVFNRSLMQINARAMTGAVISRHKHDEIISIPTAQTVLHENDYIQAVGSEEALNQLSVLVGEREEGELPLVDTQEIESLLLTKKDMINKQLGDLNLMKNFGCTVTRVRRSGIDLSPSPDLTLKFGDKLMVVGEKEGLKGLARLLGNNAKKLSDTDFFPIAMGIVLGVLFGKLNITFPGGLSFSPGLTGGILIVALFLSAIGKTGPILWSMSGPANQLLRQLGLLLFLAEVGTSAGTNLVATFQESGWLLFGVGAAITLVPMLVAVFVGLFVFKINILDLLGTITGGMTSTPGLAAADSMTDSNIPSVAYATVYPIAMVFLILFIQIIATMV